One Deinococcus sp. LM3 genomic region harbors:
- a CDS encoding alpha/beta fold hydrolase, whose amino-acid sequence MSSSTFKQDGRSLHVTASGKGPPTVLIHGLSGSRGWWRYNLPALRAQSRVYSLELSGYGHARRQRSLSVRDMAALVAAWMDAEDLRNVTLVGHSMGGHISMHVAALAPDRVRNLVLVCASGLLRSQAYRTALHLPRAALIGRKRFLTRVLTDAVRAGPLNLWRNAVDLLNDSVQDSLPLIRARTLIIWGERDVLVPLTVGELLHGAIAGSRLEVVERAGHIVMVDAPQRFNGLLLDFMNERPDAQAGSRHE is encoded by the coding sequence GTGAGTTCAAGCACCTTCAAGCAGGACGGCCGTTCCCTGCATGTCACGGCGAGCGGGAAGGGACCGCCCACCGTCCTGATCCACGGTCTGAGCGGCTCGCGCGGCTGGTGGCGCTACAACCTCCCCGCGCTGCGGGCGCAGTCGCGGGTGTACTCGCTGGAACTCAGCGGGTACGGGCACGCCCGACGCCAGCGGTCCCTGAGTGTGCGGGACATGGCGGCGCTGGTGGCTGCCTGGATGGACGCCGAGGACCTGCGGAACGTCACGCTGGTCGGGCATTCCATGGGCGGGCACATCAGCATGCATGTGGCGGCCCTCGCTCCGGACCGCGTGCGGAATCTGGTGCTGGTGTGCGCCAGCGGCCTGCTGCGTTCGCAGGCGTACCGGACGGCGCTGCACCTGCCCCGCGCGGCCCTGATCGGCCGCAAGCGGTTCCTGACGCGGGTGCTGACGGACGCCGTGCGCGCCGGCCCCCTCAACCTGTGGCGCAACGCCGTGGACCTGCTGAACGACTCGGTGCAGGACAGCCTCCCGCTGATCCGGGCGCGCACGCTGATCATCTGGGGAGAACGGGACGTGCTGGTGCCGCTGACGGTCGGGGAACTGCTGCACGGCGCGATCGCGGGTTCCCGCCTGGAGGTGGTCGAGCGGGCGGGACACATCGTGATGGTGGACGCCCCGCAGCGCTTCAATGGCCTGCTGCTGGACTTCATGAACGAGCGGCCGGACGCGCAGGCCGGGTCCCGACATGAGTAA
- the aspS gene encoding aspartate--tRNA ligase, translating into MKRTALIGHLNDTHAHQTVTLQGWVNRRRDLGGLIFLELRDRSGLVQVQVEPDSPAFAEADRLRAEYVAEIEGTYQPRPEGQRKGGAADFEVIATRVRVLNTAKTPPFELDKGDSVAEDIRMRYRYLDLRRPEMQRNLMLRSRAVAAVTAYLDREGFVQVETPMLTKSTPEGARDFLVPSRQNPGEFYALPQSPQLFKQMLMIAGYDRYYQLARCFRDEDLRADRQPDFTQLDMEMSFVEQDDVLAIQEGLMAHVFRETLGVELPVPFPRLPYFDAMNDYGSDKPDLRFDHRFVDVTDLFQGGEFKAFADAQTVKVIAAPELTRKQIDELERIAKQNGARGLAWLKRDGDGFTGGVSKFVTAQAPELLSRTGVGQGGTLLFAAGDWKKAVTALGAVRLALRDLFDLAAGGPQFHISWVTDFPQLEFDEDSGTWTYMHHPFTAPHPDDLALFGTDRQGEIRAQAYDLVLNGFEIGGGSVRIHDPAVQAKMFAAIGFTEEQARDKFGFFLDALEYGTPPHGGIAWGFDRLIMVMSGASSIREVIAFPKNNRGVDLMAQAPSPIDAAQLAEVGLEVALPSVEAPAAG; encoded by the coding sequence ATGAAACGCACCGCCCTGATCGGCCACCTGAACGACACGCACGCCCACCAGACCGTCACGCTGCAGGGCTGGGTGAACCGCCGCCGCGACCTGGGCGGCCTGATCTTCCTGGAACTGCGGGACCGCAGCGGACTCGTGCAGGTGCAGGTCGAACCTGACTCCCCCGCCTTCGCGGAAGCCGACCGTCTGCGCGCCGAGTACGTCGCGGAGATCGAGGGCACCTACCAGCCCCGCCCGGAAGGGCAGCGCAAGGGTGGCGCGGCCGACTTCGAGGTCATCGCCACCCGCGTGCGCGTGCTGAACACCGCCAAGACCCCGCCCTTCGAACTGGACAAGGGGGACAGCGTCGCCGAGGACATCCGGATGCGTTACCGCTACCTGGACCTGCGCCGCCCCGAGATGCAGCGCAACCTGATGCTCCGCAGCCGCGCCGTCGCGGCCGTCACCGCGTACCTGGACCGCGAGGGGTTCGTGCAGGTCGAGACGCCCATGCTCACCAAGTCCACCCCGGAGGGCGCGCGCGACTTCCTGGTGCCCAGCCGCCAGAATCCCGGCGAGTTCTACGCGCTGCCGCAGAGCCCGCAGCTGTTCAAGCAGATGCTGATGATCGCCGGGTACGACCGTTACTACCAGCTGGCCCGCTGCTTCCGCGACGAGGACCTGCGCGCCGACCGCCAGCCGGACTTCACGCAGCTCGACATGGAAATGAGCTTCGTCGAGCAGGACGACGTCCTCGCCATTCAGGAGGGCCTGATGGCCCACGTGTTCCGCGAGACGCTGGGCGTCGAACTGCCCGTGCCGTTCCCGCGCCTGCCGTACTTCGACGCCATGAACGACTACGGCAGCGACAAACCCGACCTGCGCTTCGACCATAGGTTCGTGGATGTCACCGACCTGTTCCAGGGCGGCGAGTTCAAGGCCTTCGCAGACGCCCAGACGGTCAAGGTCATCGCCGCGCCGGAACTGACCCGCAAGCAGATCGACGAACTCGAACGGATCGCGAAGCAGAACGGCGCGCGCGGCCTCGCGTGGCTCAAACGCGACGGTGACGGCTTCACGGGCGGCGTCAGCAAGTTCGTGACCGCGCAGGCGCCCGAACTGCTGTCCCGCACCGGCGTCGGCCAGGGCGGCACGCTGCTGTTCGCGGCCGGCGACTGGAAGAAAGCCGTAACGGCCCTGGGTGCTGTGCGCCTCGCCCTGCGCGACCTGTTCGACCTGGCCGCCGGCGGCCCGCAGTTCCACATCTCGTGGGTCACGGACTTCCCGCAACTGGAATTCGACGAGGACAGCGGCACCTGGACGTACATGCACCACCCCTTCACCGCGCCCCACCCGGACGACCTGGCCCTCTTCGGCACGGACCGTCAGGGCGAGATCCGCGCGCAGGCCTACGACCTCGTCCTGAACGGCTTCGAGATCGGCGGCGGCAGCGTCCGTATCCACGATCCGGCCGTGCAGGCCAAGATGTTCGCCGCGATCGGCTTCACCGAGGAGCAGGCCCGCGACAAGTTCGGCTTCTTCCTCGACGCCCTCGAGTACGGCACGCCCCCGCACGGCGGCATCGCGTGGGGCTTCGACCGTCTGATCATGGTCATGAGCGGCGCGAGCAGCATCCGCGAGGTCATCGCCTTCCCGAAAAACAACCGCGGCGTGGACCTGATGGCCCAGGCCCCCTCCCCCATCGACGCGGCGCAACTGGCCGAGGTGGGCCTGGAAGTCGCGCTGCCCTCCGTTGAAGCTCCGGCCGCCGGGTAA
- a CDS encoding alpha/beta hydrolase — MSNGQALIVPVNGLNTHAWVRGQGRPLVIVPGLGCASWMYVRLARELARERRVFVYDPPGHGASEGRPDYPVCISHLTDHLAAWLEVMDLGAVPLLGHSLGGEVVIDVAARYPALVSGLIACAPTGIPENPSVRMQLLRLMRDLPRERPGLLGPGLRAYTRSGARRMLRLARDQEVHMTGPLLGRVRVPTLLLDGRSDPVIRSWTVRRIQQDLPDAVVCQIPGAPHALTDTHPRAVAGFTLEFLREQGL; from the coding sequence ATGAGTAACGGACAAGCGCTGATCGTGCCGGTGAACGGCCTGAACACCCACGCCTGGGTGCGCGGGCAGGGAAGACCGCTGGTGATCGTGCCGGGCCTGGGCTGCGCGTCCTGGATGTACGTGCGGCTGGCACGGGAACTGGCGCGGGAACGCCGGGTGTTCGTGTACGACCCGCCGGGGCACGGGGCCAGCGAGGGCCGCCCGGATTACCCGGTGTGCATCTCGCACCTGACCGATCACCTCGCGGCGTGGCTGGAGGTCATGGACCTGGGAGCCGTGCCGTTACTGGGGCATTCGCTGGGGGGAGAGGTGGTCATCGACGTGGCGGCGCGGTACCCGGCGCTGGTGTCGGGCCTGATCGCGTGTGCGCCCACCGGCATTCCGGAGAACCCCAGCGTGCGGATGCAACTGCTGCGGCTGATGCGGGACCTGCCGCGCGAACGGCCGGGCCTGCTGGGGCCGGGCCTGCGTGCCTACACGCGCAGCGGAGCGCGGCGAATGCTGAGACTGGCCCGTGATCAGGAGGTCCACATGACCGGCCCGCTGCTGGGGCGGGTGCGGGTGCCGACACTGCTGCTGGACGGTCGTTCAGACCCGGTAATCCGGTCGTGGACGGTGCGCCGGATTCAGCAGGACCTGCCGGACGCGGTGGTCTGCCAGATTCCGGGCGCGCCGCACGCGCTGACGGACACGCACCCCAGGGCCGTGGCGGGCTTTACGCTGGAGTTCCTGCGGGAACAGGGGCTGTGA
- the tpiA gene encoding triose-phosphate isomerase, with protein sequence MKNLLALNWKMNKTPSEAQAWAKELAAGLTPGEAQLAVMAPAIMLPALAANLPAGVAFGGQDVSAHESGAYTGEISAAMLADVGARYAVVGHSERREYHGETDATVAAKARQAQANGLTPIVCVGEGLDVREKGEHVPYTLAQLEGSLEGVGPDVVIAYEPVWAIGTGKTATADDAEELALAIREALTVRYGSDADRIQVLYGGSVKPDNIASICAKPNVNGALVGGASLKVADVIGMNDALK encoded by the coding sequence ATGAAGAACCTGCTGGCACTCAACTGGAAGATGAACAAGACGCCCAGCGAAGCGCAGGCCTGGGCCAAGGAACTCGCGGCGGGCCTGACCCCCGGCGAGGCGCAACTGGCCGTCATGGCCCCCGCCATCATGCTGCCCGCCCTGGCCGCGAACCTCCCGGCCGGCGTGGCCTTCGGCGGGCAGGACGTGTCCGCGCACGAATCCGGCGCGTACACCGGCGAGATCAGCGCCGCGATGCTGGCCGACGTGGGCGCCCGCTACGCCGTCGTGGGCCACAGCGAACGCCGCGAGTACCACGGCGAGACGGACGCCACCGTCGCCGCGAAGGCCCGGCAGGCGCAGGCGAACGGCCTGACGCCCATCGTGTGCGTCGGCGAGGGCCTGGACGTGCGCGAGAAGGGCGAGCACGTGCCCTACACCCTGGCGCAACTGGAAGGCAGCCTCGAAGGCGTCGGCCCGGACGTGGTCATCGCATACGAACCCGTGTGGGCCATCGGCACCGGCAAGACCGCCACCGCCGACGACGCCGAGGAACTCGCCCTCGCCATCCGCGAGGCCCTCACCGTCCGCTACGGCAGCGACGCCGACCGCATCCAGGTGCTGTACGGCGGCAGCGTCAAACCCGACAACATCGCCAGCATCTGCGCCAAACCCAACGTGAACGGCGCGCTGGTCGGCGGCGCGAGCCTCAAGGTCGCCGACGTGATCGGCATGAACGACGCCCTGAAGTAA
- a CDS encoding phosphoglycerate kinase: MQNLKSLNVSGQRVLVRVDYNVPISGGVVQDDTRVTASLPTIRALLEAGARNVILMSHFGRPKNGPEEKYSLKPVAPVLEGVLGQPVTFIAGTADSDETLAAVQALPEGAVALLENVRFSAGEEKNDADLNGRLARLGDAFVLDAFGSAHRAHSSVSGVAGLLPHAGGLLLEAEVTALGKLLNNPEHPYVVIIGGAKVSDKLLVIENLLPTVDRMLIGGGMAYTFVKAQGGKIGKSIHEDDFLDKARELLAKYGEKIVLPTDTLVADAFSAEANTRVVPTAEIPDDWEGLDIGPDSREAFTQALAGAKTVFWNGPMGVFEFEKFAGGTNAIAQAVADLGEGTYSVIGGGDSVSAINKSGQADRVSHISTGGGASLELLEGKALPGVEAMK, encoded by the coding sequence ATGCAGAACCTGAAATCATTGAATGTGAGTGGACAGCGCGTGCTGGTGCGCGTGGATTACAACGTGCCGATCAGCGGCGGCGTGGTGCAGGACGACACGCGCGTCACGGCCAGCCTGCCGACCATCCGCGCGCTGCTGGAAGCCGGCGCCCGCAACGTGATCCTGATGAGCCACTTCGGCCGCCCGAAAAACGGCCCCGAAGAGAAGTACTCGCTGAAACCCGTCGCGCCCGTGCTGGAAGGCGTGCTGGGGCAGCCCGTGACGTTCATCGCGGGCACCGCCGACAGCGATGAGACCCTGGCCGCCGTGCAGGCCCTGCCGGAGGGCGCCGTGGCGCTGCTGGAGAACGTGCGGTTCAGCGCCGGCGAGGAGAAGAACGACGCGGACCTGAACGGCCGCCTCGCGCGCCTGGGTGACGCGTTCGTGCTGGACGCCTTCGGCAGCGCGCACCGCGCGCACTCGTCAGTGAGCGGCGTGGCGGGCCTGCTGCCGCACGCCGGCGGCCTGCTGCTGGAAGCCGAGGTGACGGCCCTCGGGAAACTGCTGAACAACCCCGAACACCCGTACGTGGTGATCATCGGCGGCGCGAAAGTCAGCGACAAGCTGCTGGTCATCGAGAACCTGCTGCCCACCGTGGACCGCATGCTGATCGGCGGCGGCATGGCCTACACCTTCGTCAAGGCGCAGGGCGGGAAGATCGGCAAGAGCATCCACGAGGACGACTTCCTGGACAAGGCCCGCGAACTGCTCGCGAAGTACGGCGAGAAGATCGTGCTGCCCACCGACACCCTGGTCGCCGACGCCTTCAGCGCCGAGGCTAACACCCGCGTGGTCCCCACCGCCGAGATTCCTGACGACTGGGAAGGCCTGGACATCGGCCCGGACAGCCGCGAGGCGTTCACCCAGGCGCTGGCGGGCGCGAAGACCGTGTTCTGGAACGGCCCGATGGGCGTGTTCGAGTTCGAGAAGTTCGCGGGCGGCACGAACGCCATCGCCCAGGCCGTCGCGGACCTCGGTGAAGGCACGTACAGCGTGATCGGCGGCGGCGACAGCGTCAGCGCCATCAACAAGAGCGGACAGGCGGACCGCGTGTCGCACATCAGCACGGGCGGCGGCGCCAGCCTGGAACTGCTCGAAGGCAAGGCGCTGCCCGGCGTGGAGGCCATGAAATGA
- the hisS gene encoding histidine--tRNA ligase yields the protein MAIKRPKGTEDHLPAGSPKLTLDVSAQAHGWVVETARRVLERAGAQRIDTPLFEEADLVKRGVGGSTDIVRKEMFTVYYFGDHGGYILRPEGTASIVRAFLQNGLKQLPSPLKLWTHGPMFRAERQQRGRLRQFHQVDYEVLGGSDALVDAEAIALMVGVVRELGLTGVRVKLGSIGDPEDREAYNTYLRDLFTPHLERLSDDSRDRLTRNPMRILDSKSEDDQTLIAELNVKPMLDFLGEDARANFDAVQGYLRDWGVEFDVDPSIVRGLDYYRRTAWELHHEGVGAKSALGGGGRYDGLAEQIGAQAVPGIGWAFGVERLLIALEAEGRALPAQAGPVVYIAALEDSLVPAAAAAALAARETVRAEFAYRALKPGNAFRDAERRGALFAGLIGSDEAAARSVQLKNLRSAEQFTVLLSDLPAFLHEQERAHLTPLENA from the coding sequence ATGGCGATTAAGCGCCCCAAGGGCACAGAAGACCACCTGCCGGCCGGCAGTCCGAAACTCACGCTGGACGTTTCGGCGCAGGCGCACGGCTGGGTGGTGGAGACCGCGCGGCGCGTGCTGGAACGCGCGGGCGCGCAGCGGATCGACACGCCGCTGTTCGAGGAGGCGGACCTCGTCAAGCGGGGCGTGGGCGGCAGTACCGACATCGTGCGCAAGGAGATGTTCACGGTGTATTACTTCGGGGATCATGGCGGGTACATTCTGCGGCCCGAGGGCACCGCCAGCATCGTGCGGGCGTTCCTGCAGAACGGCCTCAAGCAGCTGCCGTCCCCGCTGAAACTGTGGACGCACGGCCCGATGTTCCGCGCCGAGCGGCAGCAGCGCGGGCGGCTGCGGCAGTTCCATCAGGTGGATTACGAGGTGCTGGGCGGCTCGGACGCCCTGGTGGACGCCGAGGCGATCGCGCTGATGGTGGGCGTGGTCCGCGAACTGGGCCTGACGGGTGTGCGTGTGAAACTGGGCAGCATCGGTGACCCCGAGGACCGCGAGGCGTACAACACGTACCTGCGCGACCTCTTCACACCGCACCTGGAGCGCCTGAGCGACGATTCCCGCGACCGCCTGACCCGCAACCCCATGCGGATCCTGGACAGCAAGAGCGAGGACGACCAGACCCTGATTGCCGAGCTGAACGTGAAACCCATGCTGGACTTCCTGGGCGAGGACGCCCGCGCGAACTTCGACGCGGTGCAGGGCTACCTGCGGGACTGGGGCGTGGAGTTCGACGTGGACCCCAGCATCGTGCGCGGCCTGGACTACTACCGCCGCACCGCCTGGGAGTTGCACCACGAGGGCGTCGGCGCGAAATCCGCGCTGGGCGGCGGGGGCCGCTACGACGGACTGGCCGAGCAGATCGGCGCTCAGGCCGTGCCGGGCATCGGCTGGGCGTTCGGCGTGGAGCGGCTGCTGATCGCACTGGAAGCCGAGGGACGCGCCCTGCCCGCACAGGCGGGACCGGTCGTGTACATCGCGGCGCTCGAGGACAGCCTGGTGCCCGCGGCGGCGGCCGCCGCTCTGGCCGCGCGGGAAACGGTGCGGGCCGAGTTCGCGTACCGCGCCCTGAAACCCGGGAACGCCTTCCGGGACGCCGAGCGGCGCGGCGCGCTGTTCGCGGGTCTGATCGGGTCCGACGAGGCCGCCGCCCGGTCCGTGCAACTGAAGAACCTCCGCAGCGCCGAGCAGTTCACGGTCCTGCTGTCCGACCTGCCCGCCTTCCTGCACGAGCAGGAGCGGGCGCACCTGACCCCTCTGGAGAACGCATGA
- a CDS encoding aspartate kinase, giving the protein MNESLLVMKYGGTNMQDARAVRHSASLAARSIREGVKVVVVVSAMAGVTNQLLKLADAAQSGDIASANDEIAAMRTRHFTAAQELGAAPDSDTVREIREMHETLRQAVYGVYLLRELTPRSRDLIVAFGERLSAPLMKLALEQDGLRAHHLSGGEAGIVTDTHFGNARPLPGTYERIKDRLSGLLSAGVTPVVAGFMGETEKGAITTLGRGGTDFSATIIGKALSATEVWGWKDVDGVMSADPRVVADARNVDVLSYGEVMELAYFGAKVLHPLAVTPLQDSGIPLRLKNSADPDFAGTLVQAEPRDEAGHPVKAVTAIRNVSIINVSGAGVLGIPEVIASVFDAIARENVTLLMVSQSSSMSNVSLAVQTTDAERTLNALRAGVSLELKVEQQDHVAVLAIVGSGMRGQKGVSARLFTALAAADVNILMISQGSSELNVSVAVEAEHVDEATRAVHAAFNLGKTVTA; this is encoded by the coding sequence ATGAACGAGTCGCTTCTGGTCATGAAATACGGCGGGACGAACATGCAGGACGCCCGCGCCGTCCGCCACAGCGCGTCCCTGGCCGCCCGCAGCATCCGCGAGGGCGTGAAGGTCGTGGTGGTCGTGTCGGCCATGGCGGGCGTCACCAACCAGCTCCTGAAACTCGCGGACGCCGCGCAGTCCGGCGACATCGCCAGCGCCAACGACGAGATCGCCGCCATGCGCACCCGGCACTTCACGGCCGCGCAGGAACTCGGCGCGGCCCCCGATAGCGACACCGTCCGCGAGATCCGCGAGATGCACGAGACGCTCCGGCAGGCGGTGTACGGCGTGTACCTGCTGCGCGAACTGACGCCCCGCAGCCGCGACCTGATCGTCGCGTTCGGCGAGCGCCTCTCCGCGCCCCTGATGAAACTGGCCCTCGAACAGGACGGCCTGCGCGCCCATCACCTGTCCGGCGGCGAGGCGGGCATCGTGACCGACACGCACTTCGGGAACGCGCGCCCGCTGCCCGGCACGTACGAGCGCATCAAGGACCGCCTCAGCGGCCTGCTGAGCGCCGGGGTCACGCCGGTCGTGGCCGGCTTCATGGGCGAGACCGAGAAGGGAGCCATCACGACCCTCGGGCGCGGCGGCACGGACTTCAGCGCCACCATCATCGGCAAGGCCCTGAGCGCCACGGAAGTCTGGGGCTGGAAGGACGTGGACGGCGTCATGAGCGCCGACCCGCGCGTCGTCGCGGACGCCCGCAACGTGGACGTCCTGAGCTACGGCGAGGTCATGGAACTCGCATACTTCGGCGCGAAGGTCCTGCACCCCCTGGCCGTCACGCCCCTCCAGGACAGCGGCATTCCGCTGCGCCTGAAGAACTCCGCCGACCCGGACTTCGCCGGGACGCTGGTGCAGGCCGAGCCGCGCGACGAGGCCGGGCACCCCGTCAAGGCCGTGACCGCCATCCGCAACGTCAGCATCATCAACGTGAGCGGCGCGGGCGTGCTGGGCATCCCGGAAGTGATCGCCAGCGTGTTCGACGCCATCGCCCGCGAGAACGTCACGCTGCTGATGGTCTCGCAGAGTTCCAGCATGAGCAACGTGTCGCTGGCCGTGCAGACCACCGACGCGGAACGCACCCTGAACGCCCTGCGCGCCGGCGTGAGTCTGGAACTGAAAGTCGAGCAGCAGGACCACGTGGCGGTGCTGGCGATCGTGGGCAGCGGCATGCGCGGGCAGAAGGGCGTGTCGGCCCGCCTGTTCACGGCCCTGGCCGCCGCCGACGTAAACATCCTGATGATCTCGCAGGGCAGCAGCGAACTGAACGTCAGCGTGGCCGTGGAGGCCGAGCATGTGGACGAGGCGACCCGCGCCGTGCACGCCGCCTTCAACCTGGGCAAGACCGTGACCGCCTGA
- a CDS encoding YceI family protein, whose protein sequence is MNKYLLPLPALVLATTLSGAAQAATYRAADGTATFNYRVTVVPVTGTMTGVTANVTLDPQDLAATKGTVTVPVSTLKTGITLRDNHAKGAGALGTAQFPNATFELTSLTGGKLTEGQTVATTATGKLTVKGTTKTITAPIKATLSGGKVNVSTQFKFNPYDFNVRYQGGADSVTVDVTFVLAAN, encoded by the coding sequence GTGAACAAGTACCTGCTTCCGCTCCCAGCACTCGTGCTCGCCACCACCCTGTCCGGAGCGGCGCAGGCTGCCACGTACCGCGCGGCAGACGGCACGGCCACCTTCAACTACCGGGTCACGGTGGTCCCCGTGACCGGCACCATGACGGGCGTCACGGCGAACGTCACGCTGGACCCGCAGGACCTCGCCGCGACGAAGGGCACCGTCACCGTGCCGGTCTCGACGCTGAAGACCGGGATCACGCTGCGCGACAACCACGCCAAGGGGGCCGGGGCGCTGGGCACGGCGCAGTTCCCGAACGCCACCTTCGAACTGACCTCCCTGACCGGCGGGAAGCTGACCGAGGGGCAGACCGTGGCGACCACCGCCACCGGCAAACTGACCGTCAAGGGCACCACGAAGACCATCACCGCGCCCATCAAGGCGACCCTGAGTGGCGGCAAGGTGAACGTGAGCACGCAGTTCAAGTTCAACCCGTACGACTTCAACGTGCGCTACCAGGGCGGCGCGGACAGTGTCACCGTCGACGTGACCTTCGTCCTGGCCGCCAACTGA
- the gap gene encoding type I glyceraldehyde-3-phosphate dehydrogenase, protein MKVGINGFGRIGRLVFRVLEARGVEVVAINDLTDNKTLATLLKYDSTAGRFNGTVEFDDNSLTVNGKKIHALAERDPAAIKWGEMGVDIVIESTGIFTTREGAGKHIEGGAKKVIITAPAKNEDISIVLGVNEQDYDPAKHHIISNASCTTNSLGAPMKLLDEAFGIEKAIMTTVHSYTNDQRVLDLPHSDLRRARAAAVNIIPTSTGAAKAVSQVYPALKGKFDGTSLRVPTPVGSISDVVVILGREVTVEEVNDVFRKAAEGSHKGIISYTEDPIVLQDIVGDPHSAIIDGGLTMAMGSLVKFFSWYDNEWGYSNRIADLTQLVQDKG, encoded by the coding sequence ATGAAAGTAGGGATTAACGGCTTCGGCCGCATCGGTCGTCTGGTGTTCCGTGTTCTGGAAGCTCGCGGCGTTGAAGTGGTCGCCATCAACGACCTCACCGACAACAAGACGCTCGCCACCCTCCTGAAGTACGACAGCACCGCCGGACGCTTCAACGGCACCGTCGAATTCGACGACAACAGCCTCACCGTGAACGGCAAGAAGATCCACGCACTCGCCGAACGCGACCCCGCCGCCATCAAGTGGGGCGAAATGGGCGTCGACATCGTCATCGAATCCACCGGCATCTTCACCACCCGTGAAGGCGCCGGCAAGCACATCGAAGGCGGCGCGAAGAAGGTCATCATCACCGCCCCCGCCAAGAACGAGGACATCAGCATCGTCCTGGGCGTCAACGAGCAGGACTACGATCCCGCCAAGCACCACATCATCAGCAACGCCAGCTGCACCACCAACAGCCTCGGCGCGCCCATGAAACTGCTCGACGAGGCCTTCGGCATCGAGAAGGCCATCATGACCACCGTGCACAGCTACACGAACGACCAGCGCGTTCTGGACCTGCCGCACAGCGACCTGCGCCGCGCCCGCGCCGCCGCCGTGAACATCATCCCCACCAGCACCGGCGCCGCCAAGGCCGTCTCGCAGGTGTACCCCGCCCTGAAAGGCAAGTTCGACGGCACCAGCCTGCGCGTGCCCACCCCGGTCGGCAGCATCAGCGACGTGGTCGTCATCCTGGGCCGCGAAGTCACGGTCGAGGAAGTCAACGACGTGTTCCGCAAGGCCGCTGAAGGCAGCCACAAGGGCATCATCAGCTACACCGAAGATCCCATCGTGCTGCAGGACATCGTCGGCGACCCGCACAGCGCGATCATCGACGGCGGCCTGACCATGGCCATGGGCAGCCTCGTGAAGTTCTTCAGCTGGTACGACAACGAGTGGGGCTACAGCAACCGCATCGCGGACCTGACCCAGCTCGTGCAAGACAAGGGCTGA